The DNA window ATGGCCATCCGCAGCAACGGAGACATCTACATCTCCACGCGCCACGGCGCCAAGCAGCCCTCTGCGGGCATCCTCGCACTACGCCTGGACCCCGACCACAAACAGGCGCAGATCGAACACTTCAGCACCGTCGATCAGGGCACCGGCATCCGCATTTACAACGGCGCGCTTTACGCCTCTTCCAACACCGCCGTCTATCGCTTCCCGCTCGAAGGCAATGCGCTCGTACCCATAGCCGAACCGCAAACCATCGTGGAAGGCCTCGCACCCTCCGGCCACATGATCGCCTTCGACGGCAAAGGAAAACTCTACGTCTCCTTCGATGCCGGCATGAACATCTGCGCCACGCCCAACATGCCCAAAGGAGAAAAGCCCACCGGCCTCAAGCCTTGTCCGGCCCTCGCAGCCAGGGCAGGCATCTGGAGCTTTGACGACTCCCGCACCGGCCAGAAGTTCAGCGACGGCGAACACTTCGCTACCGGCATCCGCACCCTCAGCGGCCTCGACTGGCGCAACGGCGACGCACTCTACAGCGCCACCCACGGTCGCGACGCCACCCACGACGCCTTCCCCGACCTCGTCACCGAAGACGAAGACAACGTCATCGCAGACGAGATGTTCCGTGTTGAAAAATCCACCGACATGGGCTGGCCCTACACCTACTACGACGGCGCTCGGAAGCTTCGCCTTCTCGCACCCGAATACGGTGGCAACGGCAAAACCGCACCCACTGAAGGCCACTACGCCACACCGGCAGCCGCATTCTTCCAGCCGCGCCGTCCCGCCGTGCTTGACCTTGTCTTCTACCAGGCGAAGCAGTTTCCGGACCTCTACCGTGGCGGAGCCTTCCTCGCCATGCACGGAGCCGCCGATGTGCAGGGTCCATCAGGACAGGCCGGTTACAACATCGTCTTCGTCCCCTTCAAGAGCAACAAGGCAGGCGCACCGGTTGTCTTTGCAGACGGCTTCGCCGGCCCTGCCGCTGCGGATAAAAACGTCAAGACCGCGGCCTACCGTCCCGTCGGCGTAGCAGTGGGCCCCGACGGCGCTCTCTACGTAGCCGACTCCAACAAAGGCCGCATCTGGCGCATTGCCTACACTGGCAAGCCATAGGCCACACCCACGATTAGTGAACAAAACGAACTTCTTCACAGAACAGTCATGGGCACGCGAAATGCGTGCCCATGACCGTTTCTAAAGCGCGAGCATCTACGGTGCGATACGACGCACCACCGTAATCGGAATCGAGCCATCCGGTCGCGGAGCCACCTTCCAGCTAAGCGTGTCGTCTTCCACTTCGTACTCACGGACCTGCGTTGTGTCATCCGTATTC is part of the Terriglobus sp. RCC_193 genome and encodes:
- a CDS encoding sorbosone dehydrogenase family protein, translated to MKKLTFAALALVVAAGNLFASEPDGLTLPRGFHATVVAEGLGPIRHMAIRSNGDIYISTRHGAKQPSAGILALRLDPDHKQAQIEHFSTVDQGTGIRIYNGALYASSNTAVYRFPLEGNALVPIAEPQTIVEGLAPSGHMIAFDGKGKLYVSFDAGMNICATPNMPKGEKPTGLKPCPALAARAGIWSFDDSRTGQKFSDGEHFATGIRTLSGLDWRNGDALYSATHGRDATHDAFPDLVTEDEDNVIADEMFRVEKSTDMGWPYTYYDGARKLRLLAPEYGGNGKTAPTEGHYATPAAAFFQPRRPAVLDLVFYQAKQFPDLYRGGAFLAMHGAADVQGPSGQAGYNIVFVPFKSNKAGAPVVFADGFAGPAAADKNVKTAAYRPVGVAVGPDGALYVADSNKGRIWRIAYTGKP